From Oligoflexia bacterium, the proteins below share one genomic window:
- a CDS encoding prepilin-type N-terminal cleavage/methylation domain-containing protein: MSFHHYINKAKYLRLGLTLVEIMIAVVIIGLLAAVTVPAYLEYVQKSRATEGALAIRFFYDAEHVFASKNQIFVNDSTHGQVPCRPSPRFVSICTKSLDGNTIRDYPPSIKRPFVIFHDNNYFSYNPSTRVCTLDAFYGHPQLLNLGGNGPTRFRGTEYYTTFPTPTFFLVRARQDQALVDQYGASLPNTLMITAIADLDGDNDDDGVWCEGGGVGLSPSESYFDIKNLHIYARGMYIDALGEVKGTGMIVVNEND, translated from the coding sequence GTGTCTTTCCACCATTACATAAATAAAGCAAAATATTTACGTTTGGGATTAACCCTTGTTGAAATTATGATTGCTGTGGTTATTATCGGTTTATTGGCAGCCGTCACTGTTCCTGCATACTTAGAGTACGTACAAAAATCTAGAGCTACTGAAGGAGCTTTGGCAATTCGTTTTTTCTATGATGCTGAACATGTCTTTGCTTCAAAAAACCAAATATTTGTCAATGACTCAACTCATGGCCAAGTGCCGTGTAGACCCAGTCCAAGATTTGTTAGCATCTGTACAAAAAGTTTGGATGGAAATACAATTAGAGACTACCCTCCCAGCATCAAACGCCCTTTTGTCATATTTCATGATAATAATTATTTTTCTTATAATCCATCCACGAGAGTTTGCACTTTAGATGCATTTTATGGACATCCTCAACTGCTTAATCTCGGAGGTAACGGACCAACTCGATTCAGAGGAACCGAATACTATACCACTTTTCCTACACCTACTTTCTTTTTAGTGCGTGCCCGTCAAGACCAAGCATTGGTTGATCAATACGGGGCATCTTTACCAAACACTTTAATGATTACCGCAATTGCTGACTTAGATGGTGATAACGACGATGACGGAGTATGGTGTGAAGGAGGCGGAGTTGGCTTATCTCCATCAGAATCATACTTTGATATTAAAAACTTACATATCTATGCACGAGGAATGTATATTGATGCTCTTGGTGAAGTTAAAGGAACTGGAATGATCGTTGTTAATGAAAACGATTAA